In Mycolicibacterium nivoides, the DNA window CTGGCCGACGGCATCAGGTACGGCGAGATCGGGAACGGCAGGTAGTTGAAGTTGATCAGCCGCAGCGCCGGCCCGAGGTACTGCGAGCAGAGTTTCGCGGTCTCGGGTGCGGTGGTGTTCTCGACGGCACCGATGGCACCGCAGATGAACTCGACCGGGTTGGAGAAGTTGTTCATCACGAACTGACCGACGGCGCTACCCGAGTCCGGGTTGTAGATGTTGTAGCCGTTCATGAACGCGTTGGGCGCGACGTGGAGCAGATTCTCGATGTTCATCTTGTTGTCGACGAGGTTCTGGGTGACATTGGCCAGCCGCTGCACCTGCTCGGAGGTCTGATCGCGGGATCCCGCGACGAACCGCTGCACCTCGACGACCGCCACCGACAGGTTCGTGAGCGCCGCGTCGAGGTCGGATCGGCTGCCGTCGACCACGCTGGTCAGGGTGGCCAACCGGTTCTGGAACGACACCACCTGCTGGTTGCTGTCCCGCAACGCGGTGACGAAGGTCTGCAGGTTCTTGATGATGTCGACGATGTTGCCGCTGCCCTCGGCCAGCACGCGGGCAACGCCGGACAACTGCGAAATCGTCTGGCGCAGTTTGTCACCGTTGCCGGCCATCGCGTCGGCCGTGCTGTTGATGAACCGGGACACCGACGTCCCGTCGACACCGCTTTGCGGTCCCAGGTCGGTGGACAGCCGCATCAGCTGTTCCTTGACCTGGTCCCACTCCACCGGAACGGCGGTGTGGTCCAAGCCGATCACCGCGTTGTCGGGCAGCGTCGGGCCACTCGACCGGTAGGCGGGCGCGAGCTGGACATAGCGCGCGGCCACCAGGTTCTGGGCCACGATCACGGCTTTCGCGTCCGCGGGGATCGGCACGTCGTGGTCGATCTTGAGCGTCACCCGCGTTTGGGTGCCCTCCGGCTTGATCGACTCGATGGTGCCGACCTTGACCCCGGACACCCGGACGTCGTCGCCCGGGTAGACGCCGGTGGCTGAGGTGAACAACGCGGAGATGGTCTTCTGCCCGAAGAAGGTCTGACGCAGCAGCACTGCCGCGCCGACGACGAGCAGCGCCACCAACGCCACCGCCAGCCACTTGCCGAGACGACTGCGGTTCATCAGCGTGAACCTCCGGGAATTCCGTTGTAGGGCAGCGGCAGTTCGGCGCGTGGGCCGGCATTGTCCGGTGGTTGGCCGGCGTTCGTCCCGCGCCGGAACCCGAACGCGTAGTCGAAGAACGGCTGCAGCAACTGGGCGGGCTGCAGGTTCGGGACATAGGCGTTGTAGTACGCGCCGTTCGCCAGGGTTTCCGCCTGGGACAACTGGAACTTGTTCAAGTTCGGCAATGCCTTGCTGATGTTGTCGCGATTGCGTTCCAGCATCGCGGTCACCGAGTTGAGTCGCTTGAGCGTCGGAGCCAACTGCGCCTCGTTGTCCGCGACGAGTCCGCTGAGTTGCTGCGAGACCGCCGCGGTATTGGCCAGCAGATCGACGATGGCCTGGCGCCGGTCGTTGAGCACACCGAGCAGATCATTAGCGTTGAGGATCAACGTGTTCAGCTGATTGCTGCGCTGTGACAGCACCACTGTCACGTCGCTGGCGCTCTTGAGCAGGCTGGCCAGGCTCTCGTTGCGGCCGTTGATGGATTTCGACAGCCGGCTGAGGCCGTCGAACGTCGGCCCGAGCTTCGGTGCGACCTGATCGATCGTCGCCGAAAGCGTGTCCAGGGACTGATTCAGCGACGCCGTGTCGGTACCCGCCGAGTTGGTGGTGAGGTCACTGACCGCGTCGGTCAGCGAGTACGGCGACGACGTGCGCGACGTGGGGATCACATCAGTGGTGCGCAGCGTGCCTCCGCCATCGGACTCCAACGTCAGCACCCGCTCACCCAGAAGTGAGCCGGTTCGGATGTGCGCGGTGGTCAGCGACCCCAGGGGGTACTTGCCCTCGGTGGTGAAGGTGACCAATGCATCGCCGTTCTGCAGCGCCACCTCGGTGACCGAACCGATCTTGATTCCGGACAAGGTGACGTCGTTGCCGGTGGCGATACCGCCGGCTTCGCTGAACAGTGCCTGATGGCGCACCGACGAGGCCCATTGCTGCAACCGTTCGGGCTGGAGCCCGACGGCGATGATGAGCATCATCAGTACGACACCGATGAAACCCGCCTTGATCAGGTTTGATTCACGGTATTTAAGCATCAGGGCTCCGCGCACCTCCCGCCTTCTTGTTTGATCATCGGGAAGTGCGCTGTACGTCCCTGCAGATCGGTGACACGGATACCAAGTCCGCAGATGTAATACATGATCCAGCTGCCGTACGAGCCCAGCCGCGCTAGCTTGCGGAAGTTGTCGGGGGCTTTCTGCAGACCACGATCCAGGACGATCTGGTGGTCGTCGAGCAGCGGGGCCAGTCGGTTGAGCTGGTCGACGGTGCCCTTGAGCGGCGGCCGCGCCTCGGTGAGCAGGCTTGCGAGCGAGGCCGTTCCGTTGTCCAGCTGCGTCACCGCTGTGCCCAGCGGATCACGATCCTGAGACAAGCCACTGATCAACTGTTCGAGACGGTCGACCGTTCCGTCGAACTTCTTACCGTCCTTGGCCAGGGTTCCGACCACCGAGTTCAGGTTGTCGATCAACTGCTGGATGACCTGGTCGTTGTTGGCCAGCGTGTTCGAGAACGACGAGGTCTTGCTCAGCAGTGAATCCAAGGTGTCGCCCTGCCCTTGGAAGATCTGAATCAGCGAGGATGTCAGCGCATTGACGTCCTGGGGGTTGAGCCCCTGGATCACCGGGCGCAGGCCACCGAGCAACAGATCGAGGTCGAGCGCACTTGCGGTGCGGTCCTTGGGAATCTGTGATCCGGCGGGCAGCAGTTTCGTCGACCCGGGACTGTCGATCAGCTCCAGGTACCGGTCCCCGACCAGATTCAGATAGCGAACCGCGACCTTGGTACTGGTGGTCAGCGCGACGTTTCGATCAGTGTCGAAGTCGACCTTAACCGACTTATCCGGTTGCAGCGAAACACGTTTCACGGTTCCCACCCGGACCCCGGCAACCCGCACCGAGTCTCCGGCCTCAAGGCGTGACGCGTCGCCGAAGACCGCCGAGTAACCCGAGTAGGAGCCGCCGCGGTACTCCGAGAACGTCATGAACAGGAAGGCCGTGAGGACGGCCATCACCACCGCGAAGGATGCGAACTTGATGAATGTGGTTCTGCCGCGCTTCATCCCGGTTGTCCGATCTGTGCGGTGTTACGTGGCGGGCCGTCCAGCGGACCGAACAGGATCTGCTTGAGCCCGTCCGAGTTCAACAGGATGCCCTGGTTGCCATACTTGAACGGATTGGCGTTGGTGTCGGTGACGAGGTACTTCGCCTTGTTACCAAATCCGATGTACGGCAAGCCCATGCAGTGCGGACCGCCCTTCGCTGCCACCTTGGGCAGGTTCTGCGGGTAGCGGTAGCGCTCGATCCCCAACGTGAAGGCCACGTTCACCACGACACCGGGGTCCGGCTGTGGCGGCTGGTGGTAGAGGTACAACATGCCCTTGAGGCCGCACTCGATTCCGGGTGCGTACTCGTTGAGCAGATCAGTGGTGGGCGCCAACAGGTTCAGCGTGGTGCTGAGTGCCTGCCGGTTGCCGCCGATGACGTCGTTGCCGGTGTCGGCCAGGCCGATCGAGCTCACCAGGAAGTTGTCGAGGTTCTTCTGCTCGTCAATGATGCTGTCACTCAGCCGGTTGGTGTTGTCGACAGTCTTGAGCAGGTCCGGTGCCGCGTCACCGTAGGCCCGCGACACCGCGGCCATGCTCTCGATGTCGCCGGTCAGATTGGGCAGGCTGGGCTCGATCTTCTTCAGCACCGCATCGAAGTCGGACAGCGACTGCCCCATCGCTTCGCCGCGCCCGGAGAAGGCCGAGGACAGCGCGCCCAGGGTCTCGTTGAGCTTGGCCGGGTCGATCTTGTTCAGCACGTTGGTGAGCTGTTGGAAGACCGTGTTCATCTCCACGGTGACATGATCGCCTTGAAGCGTCTGGCCGGGCCGAAGCTTCTCGGGCGAGGGATTGTCCGGCGCGACGAGTTGGACGTACTTGGCGCCGAAGACTGTGGTGGAGGCGATGTCGGCCTGCACGTTGCCCGGGATCAGGTGCAGCTGTGACGGGTTCATCGCCAGGTGCAGCACGGCCTTGCCGTCGGCACGCTGCTCGATCGAGCTGACGGTGCCGACCTGCACCCCTCGCATCTTCACCTTGGCGTCCGGATTCATCACCAGGCCGGCGCGGTCGGAGATCAGGGTGACGGGCTCGGTCTTGGTGAAGCTGCCGCGGAACAGCGCGACCGCCAGGCCGAAGATCAGGCCTATGGCGACCACGGTCGCCAGACCGGCCAGTGGCCGCGAGGAGCCGCCCGCGCCGAAGCTGCGGCCGGGGCGCGCCGCCACTGGCGAAGCGCTACTTGTGGTTTCGGACCGGTGGGCTGGGCCCGGTCCAACGTTTCGTGTCAACTCTTCTCCCTATCCCGACAGGTTGAAGTTGCCGTTGGAGCCGTAGACCGACAGTGACACCAGCAGGGTCACCGAGACCACGACGATCAGCGAGGTACGTACGGCGTTGCCGACCGCGACACCGACCCCGGATGGTCCGCCGGAGGCGAAATAGCCGAAGTAGGTGTGGATCAGCAGGATGGTGATGGCCATCAGGACGGCCTGCAGAAACGACCACAGCAGGTCGATCGGATTGAGGAACGTCGTGAAGTAGTGGTCATACAGACCGCCGGACTGCCCCAGCAGCACCACGGTGGTGAACTGGGACGCCAAGAACGACAGGATCACCGCGATCGCGTACAGCGGGGTGATGGCGATCATCCCGGCCACGATGCGGGTGGACACCAGGTATTCGACCGGGCGGATGGCCATGGCTTCCAGGGCGTCGATTTCCTCGTTGATCCGCATCGCCCCGAGTTGGGCGGTCACACCGGCGCCGAAGGTGGCGGCCAGGCCGATCCCGGCCACCACGGGCGCGGCGATACGGACGTTGATGAAGGCCGCCAGGAATCCGGTCAGCGCCTCGATGCCGATGTTGCCCAGCGACGAGTAGCCCTGGATGGCGAGCACACCACCGGTGGCCAGGGTCAAGAACCCCACGATCACCACGGTGCCGCCGATCATGGCCAAGGTGCCTGCGCCCATCGAGATCTCGGCGATCAGCCGGACCAGTTCCTTGCGATAGTGCATGGCCGCGTGCGGGGTGCCCGCCAGTGCCTTGAGATAGAACAGCGTGTGATCGCCGATCCGGCTCAGCGTCGAGACCGGCTTGTTGAACTGCCGGGTGACCCGCGGATAGGTCGACCGCAGGATCGTCATCGTTCCCATTGCGTCCCCTGCCTCAGTGCGCTGTCATGCGGATACCGATGGCCGTGACGACCACATTGATGACGAACAGGGCCATGAAGGCGTACACCACGGTCTCGTTCACCGCGTTACCCACTGCCTTGGCTCCACCGCCGCTGATGGTCAGCCCGCGGTAGCAGGCCACAAGCCCGGCGATCAACCCGAACAGCGCGGCCTTGACGCAGGAGATGATCACCTCGGGCACCCCGGTCAGCAGCGTGATGCCGGCCGCGAACGCACCCGGGTTCACGTCCTGGATGAACACCGAGAACACATAGCCGCCCAGGATGCCGATGATCACCACCAGACTGTTCAGCAGCAGCGCGACCAGTCCTGAGGCCAGCATCCGCGGGGTCACCAGGCGCTGGATCGGGTTGATACCCAGCACCTCCATCGCGTCGATCTCTTCGCGGATGGTGCGGGATCCCAGATCCGCGCACATCGCGGTCGCCCCGGCCCCGGCCACGATCAGCACCGTGACCATCGGACCCAGCTGGGTCACGGCGCCGAACGCCGCACCCGCACCCGACAGGTCGGCCGCACCCAACTCCCGAAGCAGGATGTTCAACGTGAACGAGACCAGCACCGTGAACGGGATCGCCACCAGCAACGTCGGGGCCATCGACACCCGCGCCACGAACCAGCACTGCTCCAGAAACTCCCGTCCCTGGAACGGCCGCTTGAAAATGAACCGGATCGCATCCAACGACATCGCGAACAACGCACCCACAGCCTGCATCGGACCCGACAGGTTGCGTAGCGATACTCCGGTCGACCACTTATCCGCCATGATCACTCCTGTCCTGGCTGATGGCTGCCGACACCCCAGTCGGTGCGCCGATGTTAGGTGCTGCACCGCACCGGCGCTCGAATAGCTCTACTACATACGGTGCGGCCGTCGGCCCCAACGGGCTCATGCCGCAACCTCTGACCCGGAACGTGCCAACCGGCCGGTCGGGTGCCCGATGTTCACCGAATCCAACTGGGACGCAATGTCATTCATTTGCACGTCGATTCGCGAACCGGATGGCTCGACCACGAGCGGCAAATGCGGAGTGCGCTGCAACATCTGACGCACCTCCCGCTTTCGCTGGGTTCTCTTCGCTTCACCGGACTTACCGGTGACGCCGGACAGACTTGCCCCACGACCGCCCCCCGACCGCCTGATGCTATCGGACGGGGCATCTGTCGCGAGGGCAAATAACTCAGAACTTGCTCGGGTAGTTGACAATTGGGGCTGGACGCTCGGCAGCCCGCCGCGCAGTTGCACGAGACTGCCGTTCTTGTCGTGGGACACGATGGCAGCCGCCCACGACAGACGGGTTCCGATGGTGGTGTTGAAGGGCATTGCGACGGCGGCCTAGGTGACGGCGCCGGCGGTCTTGAGTTCGATGATGCGATCCCAGTCCAGGCCGAGTTCGCCCAGGATGTCGTCGGTCTGTTCGGCGAACCCCGGCGCCGGCCCGGTGTTCGGCGCCGTGACGTCGAATTGCACTGGGTTGGCGACCAACTCGAGTTCACCGGCCCGCACCAGGTACTCGTTGGCCCGGATCTGGGCGTCCTGCGCCGCCTGGAGGGTGTCCTGCACCGGAGCCCACGGACCGGCCAGCGTGGTGAATCGCTCGCTCCACTCTGGCAAAGTCCGCTTCTTCATCGCCTCGGTGAGGATCTCGACCGCTTCCGGTGTGTGCTCGGCGAACGATTCGGCAGTCGCGAACCTCGGGTCGTCGATGTAGCCCTCCAGGTCCATGTGCCGGCAGACGTCGGCCCAGAACTTGGTCGGCTGCATCATCACGAACGAGATGTAACGGTCGTCCGCGGTGCCGTACAACCCGACGAGCGGGTTGATCGGCGACCCGTGCACGCCAGGTGGCGGTGTCACCATCAGTTGGTTCAAGTGCTGGGTGAGCGCCACGGTGTGGCCCATCGACCACAGGCCGCTGCCCAGGAGCGATACGTCCACTACCGACGGCTCACCGGTGCGCTCCCGCTTGAACAAGGCCGCGGCGATGCCGCCGGCCAGGTTGGTGCCCGAGATGGTGTCGCCGTAGGCAGGCCCGGGTGGGGCGATCATGCCCTCCATCCCGGCCGGCGTGATCGTCGCGGCGGTGCCGGCCCGGCACCAGAACGCGGTCATGTCATAGCCACCCTTGACCGACTCCTCGCCGCGGGGGCCGAGAGCGCTACCGCGGGCGTAGATGATCTTCGGGTTCACCGCTCGGATGTCGTCGACGTCGATACCGAACTTCTGCCGGTGCCCGGGCAGGAAACTGGTGAGGAACACATCGGCCTTTTTCGCCAGTTCGAGCAGGATCTCGCGCCCTTCGGGCACCGACATGTCCAGCCCGATGCTGCGCTTGCCGCGGTTGGCGTGCTCGATGTTCGGGTTGGGATCGCCCTCGACGCGTAGCGGCCCGGTCTGACGCAGCCCGCGTTGCGGGTCGCCGGTGACGGCATGCTCGACCTTGATGACGTCGGCACCCCACTCCCCCAGCACGGCCCCGGCCGAGGGGACGAAGCCGTACATCGCGACCTCGAGGATGCGGACTCCCTGCAACGGCCCGTCGGCGCTCATGACAGCACCCGGGCGAACGTCTTGGATTCCATGAACTCCTCGAGTCCCGCGGTGCCCATCTCCCGGCCGATGCCGGACTGCTTGTACCCGCCGAACGGACTGTCGGGACTGAAGTAGTTGCCGCCGTTGATCGAGAAGGTGCCCGTCCGGATCCGCCGGGCCACGCCCAGCGCGCGGTCCTCGCTGCCGAACACCGCTCCGGACAGCCCGTAGATCGAGTTGTTGGCGATGCGCACCGCGTCGTCGTC includes these proteins:
- a CDS encoding MCE family protein, translating into MNRSRLGKWLAVALVALLVVGAAVLLRQTFFGQKTISALFTSATGVYPGDDVRVSGVKVGTIESIKPEGTQTRVTLKIDHDVPIPADAKAVIVAQNLVAARYVQLAPAYRSSGPTLPDNAVIGLDHTAVPVEWDQVKEQLMRLSTDLGPQSGVDGTSVSRFINSTADAMAGNGDKLRQTISQLSGVARVLAEGSGNIVDIIKNLQTFVTALRDSNQQVVSFQNRLATLTSVVDGSRSDLDAALTNLSVAVVEVQRFVAGSRDQTSEQVQRLANVTQNLVDNKMNIENLLHVAPNAFMNGYNIYNPDSGSAVGQFVMNNFSNPVEFICGAIGAVENTTAPETAKLCSQYLGPALRLINFNYLPFPISPYLMPSASPEQLEYSEPGLEPGGSGGSPVAPEIPPSISAYNPGPEPPPPFTGREPGVPPPGAQQLLPGGEFYPPNMPNTVSDMLNPTAGQPGPPPGPAPGPLAAEAPAPGAPSPAEGTPPA
- a CDS encoding MCE family protein — its product is MLKYRESNLIKAGFIGVVLMMLIIAVGLQPERLQQWASSVRHQALFSEAGGIATGNDVTLSGIKIGSVTEVALQNGDALVTFTTEGKYPLGSLTTAHIRTGSLLGERVLTLESDGGGTLRTTDVIPTSRTSSPYSLTDAVSDLTTNSAGTDTASLNQSLDTLSATIDQVAPKLGPTFDGLSRLSKSINGRNESLASLLKSASDVTVVLSQRSNQLNTLILNANDLLGVLNDRRQAIVDLLANTAAVSQQLSGLVADNEAQLAPTLKRLNSVTAMLERNRDNISKALPNLNKFQLSQAETLANGAYYNAYVPNLQPAQLLQPFFDYAFGFRRGTNAGQPPDNAGPRAELPLPYNGIPGGSR
- a CDS encoding MCE family protein, which encodes MKRGRTTFIKFASFAVVMAVLTAFLFMTFSEYRGGSYSGYSAVFGDASRLEAGDSVRVAGVRVGTVKRVSLQPDKSVKVDFDTDRNVALTTSTKVAVRYLNLVGDRYLELIDSPGSTKLLPAGSQIPKDRTASALDLDLLLGGLRPVIQGLNPQDVNALTSSLIQIFQGQGDTLDSLLSKTSSFSNTLANNDQVIQQLIDNLNSVVGTLAKDGKKFDGTVDRLEQLISGLSQDRDPLGTAVTQLDNGTASLASLLTEARPPLKGTVDQLNRLAPLLDDHQIVLDRGLQKAPDNFRKLARLGSYGSWIMYYICGLGIRVTDLQGRTAHFPMIKQEGGRCAEP
- a CDS encoding MCE family protein — encoded protein: MTRNVGPGPAHRSETTSSASPVAARPGRSFGAGGSSRPLAGLATVVAIGLIFGLAVALFRGSFTKTEPVTLISDRAGLVMNPDAKVKMRGVQVGTVSSIEQRADGKAVLHLAMNPSQLHLIPGNVQADIASTTVFGAKYVQLVAPDNPSPEKLRPGQTLQGDHVTVEMNTVFQQLTNVLNKIDPAKLNETLGALSSAFSGRGEAMGQSLSDFDAVLKKIEPSLPNLTGDIESMAAVSRAYGDAAPDLLKTVDNTNRLSDSIIDEQKNLDNFLVSSIGLADTGNDVIGGNRQALSTTLNLLAPTTDLLNEYAPGIECGLKGMLYLYHQPPQPDPGVVVNVAFTLGIERYRYPQNLPKVAAKGGPHCMGLPYIGFGNKAKYLVTDTNANPFKYGNQGILLNSDGLKQILFGPLDGPPRNTAQIGQPG
- a CDS encoding MlaE family ABC transporter permease; this translates as MGTMTILRSTYPRVTRQFNKPVSTLSRIGDHTLFYLKALAGTPHAAMHYRKELVRLIAEISMGAGTLAMIGGTVVIVGFLTLATGGVLAIQGYSSLGNIGIEALTGFLAAFINVRIAAPVVAGIGLAATFGAGVTAQLGAMRINEEIDALEAMAIRPVEYLVSTRIVAGMIAITPLYAIAVILSFLASQFTTVVLLGQSGGLYDHYFTTFLNPIDLLWSFLQAVLMAITILLIHTYFGYFASGGPSGVGVAVGNAVRTSLIVVVSVTLLVSLSVYGSNGNFNLSG
- a CDS encoding MlaE family ABC transporter permease, whose translation is MADKWSTGVSLRNLSGPMQAVGALFAMSLDAIRFIFKRPFQGREFLEQCWFVARVSMAPTLLVAIPFTVLVSFTLNILLRELGAADLSGAGAAFGAVTQLGPMVTVLIVAGAGATAMCADLGSRTIREEIDAMEVLGINPIQRLVTPRMLASGLVALLLNSLVVIIGILGGYVFSVFIQDVNPGAFAAGITLLTGVPEVIISCVKAALFGLIAGLVACYRGLTISGGGAKAVGNAVNETVVYAFMALFVINVVVTAIGIRMTAH
- a CDS encoding CaiB/BaiF CoA transferase family protein; this encodes MYGFVPSAGAVLGEWGADVIKVEHAVTGDPQRGLRQTGPLRVEGDPNPNIEHANRGKRSIGLDMSVPEGREILLELAKKADVFLTSFLPGHRQKFGIDVDDIRAVNPKIIYARGSALGPRGEESVKGGYDMTAFWCRAGTAATITPAGMEGMIAPPGPAYGDTISGTNLAGGIAAALFKRERTGEPSVVDVSLLGSGLWSMGHTVALTQHLNQLMVTPPPGVHGSPINPLVGLYGTADDRYISFVMMQPTKFWADVCRHMDLEGYIDDPRFATAESFAEHTPEAVEILTEAMKKRTLPEWSERFTTLAGPWAPVQDTLQAAQDAQIRANEYLVRAGELELVANPVQFDVTAPNTGPAPGFAEQTDDILGELGLDWDRIIELKTAGAVT